A genomic region of Arachis hypogaea cultivar Tifrunner chromosome 5, arahy.Tifrunner.gnm2.J5K5, whole genome shotgun sequence contains the following coding sequences:
- the LOC112799758 gene encoding S-protein homolog 5-like, which translates to MTISSKSLSKVVIMLILVSFNLNVSMIDGQVDFPQRYKVYVTMQNKLPDMQQLGIQCKDRTHDLGFQVVPAGLSWTFYFNPGFINTALFFCTFNWYEGGDVHRFDIYDADRDAGVCDQCTWDIHNYGPCRVTGKGAPKCFPWKN; encoded by the coding sequence ATGACGATCTCATCAAAATCACTCTCTAAGGTTGTAATAATGCTCATACTTGTTTCTTTCAATCTCAATGTCAGTATGATTGATGGTCAAGTTGATTTTCCTCAACGTTATAAGGTTTATGTGACAATGCAAAACAAACTGCCGGATATGCAGCAGCTTGGTATTCAATGCAAGGATAGAACTCACGATTTAGGGTTCCAAGTTGTTCCAGCTGGTCTAAGTTGGACTTTCTATTTCAATCCAGGATTTATTAACACAGCTTTGTTCTTCTGTACCTTTAATTGGTATGAGGGGGGAGATGTACATCGCTTTGATATTTATGATGCTGACCGTGATGCTGGTGTATGCGACCAGTGTACTTGGGACATCCACAATTACGGTCCATGTAGGGTTACGGGCAAGGGTGCTCCTAAATGTTTTCCTTGGAAGAACTAA